One genomic segment of Spiroplasma endosymbiont of Poecilobothrus nobilitatus includes these proteins:
- a CDS encoding phage head-tail connector protein — protein MPVETTTEFLNYIKLLLRLEENDKSFDKELKTLILSAKEILLTAGIPIIVINSDKDEQIKDIIGIYCKHNFGREINELPDLFYWHIRQLKFKNWAKWIKENLMTK, from the coding sequence ATGCCAGTAGAAACAACAACAGAATTTTTAAATTATATTAAATTATTGTTGAGATTAGAAGAAAATGATAAAAGTTTTGATAAAGAACTTAAAACATTAATTTTATCTGCAAAAGAAATTTTATTAACTGCTGGCATTCCTATAATTGTTATTAATTCTGATAAGGATGAACAAATAAAAGATATCATAGGTATTTATTGTAAACATAATTTTGGTCGAGAAATTAATGAATTACCAGATTTATTTTATTGGCATATTAGACAATTAAAATTTAAAAATTGAGCAAAATGAATAAAAGAAAATTTAATGACAAAATAA
- a CDS encoding phage major capsid protein, translated as MNKTINNEINKKINFKVKNIIQTNDDGIKEIIGIANKYNVVDYHGDITDENSFIETIKNTPAVPLLWGHEHKNPIGIAYLESKKDGLWAKMQINTNITVGKEAYEISKQMQKSNRPMQLSIGYTTIETEDKEIKGNIVRYLKQVEVNEVSLVPLGANPKSEVQEIKSKNTNNFNILQKEILNLEIEEILQGDENNKMTKNLNDKLKELRNQKLIKKEELNFLKKDIETKADVSDEDVKKVKELVKEINEITTEFNHLEMIKNEIEQEVIEDNQTEQPEKSRNIENFYNYNNYENKSILQNTDDVLKSKEYKNAWLKKLQHKKLTNQETKFLQIGTNSNGNQDASPLVPTTIWESIIAKLQGTSDLIKNVSVSNIDGFLKFAIKKDENVGGKWSKEGEKLTGKLDFESIQLNGYRWGTMITISESAEAMTIDNFEKFIIDSLAIEVQNAIEYAIAKGQGSAKLEPQGIITNTNILKHKLAPTEKNISYDTIQKIISLLPTGYHNNAKFIMNKSTFFTQIQAIKDKNDRPIWNHTKSDETLKYNIFGYDVILCDEYPEYSETEKSTFITFGDLSQYKWNFQKQLNITKSTDFLFDQDLITYKATFIADGNTVAKWAFVNVVRE; from the coding sequence GTGAACAAAACAATTAATAACGAGATTAATAAAAAAATTAATTTTAAAGTAAAAAATATTATACAAACAAATGACGATGGCATTAAAGAAATAATCGGAATTGCTAATAAATATAATGTTGTTGATTATCATGGTGACATTACTGATGAAAATAGTTTTATTGAAACTATAAAAAATACACCAGCAGTTCCATTATTATGGGGTCATGAACATAAAAATCCAATTGGAATCGCATACTTAGAAAGCAAAAAAGATGGATTATGAGCTAAAATGCAAATTAATACAAATATTACGGTTGGAAAAGAAGCATATGAAATTTCAAAACAAATGCAAAAAAGCAATAGACCGATGCAATTAAGCATAGGATATACAACAATAGAAACAGAAGATAAGGAAATTAAAGGAAATATTGTTAGATACTTAAAACAAGTTGAAGTAAATGAGGTCTCATTAGTTCCATTAGGTGCAAACCCAAAAAGTGAGGTGCAAGAAATTAAAAGTAAAAATACTAATAATTTTAATATTTTACAAAAAGAAATATTAAATCTAGAAATAGAAGAAATTTTGCAAGGAGATGAAAATAACAAAATGACAAAAAATTTAAATGATAAATTAAAAGAATTAAGAAATCAAAAACTAATAAAAAAAGAAGAATTAAACTTTTTAAAAAAAGATATTGAAACAAAAGCAGATGTATCTGATGAAGATGTAAAAAAAGTTAAAGAACTTGTTAAAGAAATTAATGAAATTACAACAGAATTTAATCATTTAGAAATGATTAAAAATGAAATTGAACAGGAAGTTATTGAAGATAATCAAACAGAACAACCAGAAAAATCTCGGAATATTGAAAACTTTTATAATTATAATAATTATGAAAATAAAAGTATTTTACAAAATACTGACGATGTTCTAAAATCAAAAGAATATAAAAATGCTTGATTAAAAAAATTACAACACAAAAAATTAACAAATCAAGAAACTAAGTTTTTACAAATCGGAACAAATTCAAACGGAAACCAAGATGCTTCACCATTGGTACCAACAACAATATGAGAAAGTATTATTGCAAAATTACAAGGTACATCTGATTTAATTAAAAATGTATCAGTTTCAAATATTGATGGTTTTTTAAAATTTGCTATTAAAAAAGATGAGAATGTTGGTGGAAAATGAAGCAAAGAAGGTGAAAAATTAACTGGAAAACTTGATTTTGAATCAATCCAATTAAATGGATATAGATGAGGAACAATGATAACTATTTCAGAAAGTGCAGAAGCAATGACAATAGATAATTTTGAAAAGTTTATTATTGATAGTTTAGCAATAGAAGTACAAAATGCTATTGAATATGCTATTGCAAAAGGACAAGGATCTGCAAAACTTGAACCACAAGGAATAATTACTAATACTAATATTCTTAAACATAAATTAGCACCAACTGAAAAAAATATTTCTTATGATACAATTCAAAAAATTATTTCTTTACTTCCAACTGGTTATCATAATAATGCTAAGTTTATTATGAATAAATCTACTTTCTTTACACAAATTCAAGCAATTAAAGATAAAAATGATAGACCAATTTGAAACCACACAAAAAGTGATGAAACATTAAAATACAATATTTTTGGTTATGATGTTATTTTATGCGATGAATATCCAGAATATTCAGAAACAGAAAAATCAACATTTATAACATTTGGGGATTTAAGTCAATATAAATGAAACTTTCAAAAACAATTAAACATTACTAAATCAACAGACTTCTTATTTGATCAAGATTTAATCACATACAAAGCAACATTCATTGCCGATGGAAATACTGTCGCAAAATGAGCATTTGTTAATGTGGTAAGAGAGTAA
- a CDS encoding phage distal tail protein domain-containing protein, with product MIVRTFKIKTSNNEIIDLQNTSDILTFSFNNLGIGFNNSFLNVKNNFILESNKKILNELSLKLLFINPNAYQKYRDFIEKIKYELANSESLKLIYGVTYNNNYNEYYCDVYIKNIGKNELNQFNNLEIDFILEQVSNWKKEIQIEWELIIDTSGGKKYNYKFGAFKYTSIYDQTKKIKNNSDLPAKGEIIINGASINPHIKLLKDNKEISECKIYETIKENEAIIINTTIENQKIIKVIKDKNNKIKQEINIYEKQDFNLNTFFTIPIGEYKIKYFNDLPKSKLAGSLEIKYYEEYLSV from the coding sequence ATGATAGTTAGAACATTTAAAATAAAAACAAGTAATAATGAAATTATTGACTTACAAAATACTAGTGATATATTAACCTTTTCTTTTAATAATCTTGGCATTGGTTTTAATAATTCTTTTTTAAATGTTAAAAATAACTTTATTTTAGAATCAAATAAAAAAATATTAAATGAATTATCCTTAAAATTATTATTTATAAACCCTAACGCATATCAAAAATATCGTGATTTTATTGAAAAAATAAAATATGAACTTGCTAACTCTGAATCATTAAAATTAATTTATGGTGTTACATATAATAATAACTATAATGAATATTATTGTGATGTATATATTAAAAATATCGGTAAAAATGAATTAAACCAATTCAATAATTTAGAAATTGATTTTATTTTAGAACAAGTTTCTAATTGAAAAAAAGAAATTCAAATTGAGTGAGAATTAATTATTGATACAAGTGGCGGAAAAAAATATAATTATAAATTTGGAGCATTTAAATACACAAGTATTTATGATCAAACAAAGAAAATAAAAAATAATAGTGATTTACCAGCAAAAGGCGAAATAATCATAAATGGTGCATCAATAAATCCACATATAAAACTTCTTAAAGATAATAAAGAAATTAGCGAATGTAAAATTTATGAAACAATTAAGGAAAATGAAGCAATTATTATTAATACAACTATCGAAAATCAAAAAATTATAAAAGTTATTAAAGATAAAAACAATAAAATTAAACAAGAAATTAATATTTACGAAAAACAAGATTTTAATTTAAATACATTCTTTACAATACCAATAGGAGAATATAAAATTAAATACTTTAATGATTTACCAAAATCAAAATTAGCAGGGAGTTTAGAAATAAAATACTATGAAGAATATTTATCAGTCTAA
- a CDS encoding HNH endonuclease, translated as MNNKYKTRPIRNKFYHTTEWKKVRDYYFTLKMGMCERCKKDRGYLNKGIIVHHKKYIKDQDFINWNKEILLSINNLELLCLECHNKEHMREKAFNDNAEINLETGEYIINKK; from the coding sequence ATGAATAATAAATATAAAACTCGTCCAATTCGTAATAAATTTTATCATACTACTGAATGAAAAAAAGTAAGGGATTATTACTTCACTTTAAAAATGGGTATGTGTGAAAGATGCAAAAAAGATAGGGGTTATTTAAATAAAGGAATAATAGTTCATCATAAAAAATATATAAAAGATCAAGATTTTATTAATTGAAATAAAGAAATATTATTATCAATAAATAATTTAGAGTTATTATGTTTAGAATGTCACAACAAAGAACATATGCGTGAAAAAGCATTTAATGATAACGCTGAAATTAATTTAGAAACTGGTGAATACATAATAAATAAAAAATAA
- a CDS encoding phage head closure protein, which translates to MNKRKFNDKIILIFKQTIKDEINRPILKEKYRKNIFGEILSTHINDYFIANQETLKMEHKIIVYKHNFNNENYVEINLFGTNKEFFIKRIYDPKNDYLELFLTDNIGE; encoded by the coding sequence ATGAATAAAAGAAAATTTAATGACAAAATAATATTAATTTTTAAGCAAACTATTAAAGATGAAATTAATCGCCCAATTTTAAAAGAAAAATACCGAAAAAATATTTTTGGAGAAATATTATCTACACATATTAATGATTATTTTATTGCTAACCAAGAAACATTAAAAATGGAACATAAAATTATTGTTTATAAACACAATTTTAATAACGAAAATTATGTTGAAATAAATTTATTTGGAACTAATAAAGAATTTTTTATTAAAAGAATATATGATCCTAAAAATGATTACTTAGAATTATTTTTAACAGATAATATTGGAGAATAA
- a CDS encoding major tail protein, translating to MNKDNLIEFGLSNVHYAIIKTIDNKISYETPKAIKGATSLALNIAENTTTIYADNIPYYIAHSNQGYTGTLTIIKPSDTFLEEIFGLIKDKNNIRFEKSNIQPKEMALGFEIDGDTEKRRIWLYRVNLKRSNETHNTKNENVEADTYSFEFNALPRAEDNIIKSYISENTNKNIFNSWFNEVYKENSEIHSEIIKINISKINKIEKPIIHVTNAASTTPEELKSQFKDVVLKAVKTVNSSLTESDFDYFIESKGEDWPINITNDKTVAVQIEGKNNATGQTNTIDVKIKNS from the coding sequence ATGAACAAAGATAATTTAATTGAGTTTGGACTTTCAAATGTTCATTATGCAATTATTAAAACAATAGATAATAAAATCAGTTATGAAACACCAAAAGCAATTAAAGGTGCTACCAGTTTAGCGTTAAATATTGCTGAAAATACAACTACTATTTATGCTGATAATATTCCCTATTATATTGCTCATTCTAATCAAGGTTATACTGGAACATTAACTATTATTAAACCAAGTGATACATTTTTAGAAGAAATTTTTGGATTAATAAAAGATAAAAATAATATTAGATTTGAAAAATCAAATATTCAACCAAAAGAAATGGCATTGGGTTTTGAAATTGATGGTGACACTGAAAAACGAAGAATATGACTTTATCGAGTTAATTTAAAAAGGTCTAATGAAACACACAATACAAAAAATGAAAATGTTGAAGCAGATACTTATTCATTTGAATTTAATGCCCTGCCCAGAGCAGAAGATAATATTATTAAAAGTTATATTAGTGAAAATACTAATAAAAATATTTTTAATAGTTGATTTAATGAAGTATATAAAGAAAATAGTGAAATACATTCTGAAATAATTAAAATCAATATTAGTAAAATTAATAAAATAGAGAAACCAATCATTCATGTTACAAACGCAGCAAGTACAACACCAGAAGAATTAAAATCACAATTTAAAGATGTTGTTTTAAAAGCAGTAAAAACAGTAAATAGTTCTTTAACTGAAAGTGATTTTGATTACTTTATTGAAAGTAAAGGTGAAGACTGACCAATTAATATTACAAATGATAAAACAGTTGCAGTTCAAATTGAAGGTAAAAACAACGCTACTGGTCAAACAAATACGATTGATGTTAAAATTAAAAATTCTTAA
- a CDS encoding phage portal protein gives MYINHDFKTFLSNFTNNYEIDVVKSTINRIASDIAQLKAIPQCVEKENIKTTNKYNLKYLLNVRPNSVMSAYDFYYKITTNLFLQGNTFIYIQWENDKINSLIPIEYDFLEILFDKNNQYFIKFYLNNTNLILQYDDLIHLRKFYNKGLFGEIPNKSLEYSTKLLEEMINSSINNLKQSGNLKGILKVNNIVAPEQLQEKLKEFVDNNLQNKYRGFAILDNGLDFQEVDCNISNLNKEQMEQYRNNIYNFYNVASEIVNGKYSPEQYQGYVSSVIQPLLTQWEQEFSFKIFSKKELELGNYISFSAKRVLLGNLQDKTAYYAKMLEHSVLSPNEVRNQEGYESVEGLDIYGMTKNSDWQEREQLKNKNIGDKSEQNN, from the coding sequence ATGTATATTAATCATGACTTTAAAACTTTTTTATCAAATTTTACTAATAATTATGAAATTGATGTTGTTAAAAGTACAATTAATCGAATAGCGAGTGATATTGCCCAGTTAAAAGCGATACCACAATGTGTAGAAAAAGAAAATATTAAAACTACAAATAAATATAATTTAAAATATTTATTAAATGTTAGACCAAATTCAGTAATGAGTGCATATGATTTTTATTATAAAATAACAACTAATTTGTTTTTACAAGGAAATACTTTTATTTATATTCAATGAGAAAATGACAAAATTAATTCTTTAATTCCTATTGAGTATGATTTTTTAGAAATTTTATTCGATAAAAATAATCAATATTTTATAAAATTTTATTTAAATAATACAAATTTAATATTGCAATATGACGATTTAATACATTTACGAAAATTTTATAATAAAGGATTATTTGGAGAAATTCCAAATAAATCATTAGAATATTCAACAAAATTACTAGAAGAAATGATTAATTCCTCAATTAATAATTTAAAACAATCAGGTAATTTAAAAGGTATATTAAAAGTTAATAATATAGTTGCCCCAGAACAATTACAAGAAAAATTAAAAGAATTTGTAGATAATAATTTACAAAATAAATATCGCGGTTTTGCCATTTTAGATAATGGTCTAGATTTTCAAGAAGTAGATTGTAATATTTCTAACTTAAATAAAGAACAAATGGAGCAATATCGAAATAATATTTATAACTTTTATAATGTTGCTTCTGAAATTGTTAATGGAAAATATAGTCCAGAGCAATATCAAGGTTATGTTAGTTCTGTTATTCAACCATTATTAACACAATGAGAACAAGAATTTAGTTTTAAAATTTTCAGCAAAAAAGAATTAGAATTAGGAAACTATATATCATTTTCAGCAAAACGAGTATTATTGGGAAATTTACAAGATAAAACAGCATATTATGCAAAAATGTTAGAGCATAGTGTTTTATCACCAAATGAAGTTAGAAATCAAGAGGGATATGAAAGTGTTGAGGGATTAGATATTTATGGAATGACAAAAAATTCTGATTGGCAAGAAAGAGAACAACTTAAAAATAAAAATATAGGAGATAAAAGTGAACAAAACAATTAA
- a CDS encoding DNA methyltransferase translates to MNIFGDLIKKHSKENDLILDPFMGSGTTAYACEQLNRKWLGCEINNNYFSMIQKRLNKIQLKLNF, encoded by the coding sequence TTAAATATATTTGGCGATTTAATTAAAAAACATAGCAAAGAAAATGATTTAATTTTAGATCCTTTTATGGGAAGTGGTACAACCGCATATGCTTGTGAACAATTAAACCGAAAATGACTAGGTTGTGAAATAAATAATAATTACTTTTCAATGATACAAAAACGATTAAATAAAATACAACTTAAATTAAATTTTTAA
- a CDS encoding PD-(D/E)XK nuclease family protein encodes MKFIDKNINLKYEAEFWKDEHRYKFNNKFLPSVTPIVSNYFNTNYYNIKGSAYFNKAIIRGNIIHEFASRILYDCVKNKNSRNNINQILELLNVEYNEIKELFPLIKKFNDFIKKIEKEFKKIIAIIEQPISDGLICGTPDLVYMENNNAVVVDFKTWKNVELKKIKMAQLQITGYAHLLKANGINVADKGEIWIINENGIERINFKITTKLNLEWQDAKAQFLKNSANFKEEI; translated from the coding sequence ATGAAATTTATTGATAAAAATATTAATTTAAAGTATGAAGCTGAATTTTGAAAAGATGAACATAGATATAAATTTAATAATAAATTTTTACCCAGTGTTACACCAATAGTTAGTAACTATTTTAATACAAATTATTATAATATTAAAGGTTCTGCATATTTTAATAAAGCAATAATTAGGGGAAATATTATTCATGAATTTGCATCAAGAATATTATACGATTGTGTTAAAAATAAAAACTCACGAAACAATATTAATCAAATATTAGAATTATTAAATGTTGAATATAATGAAATTAAAGAATTATTTCCATTAATAAAAAAGTTTAATGATTTTATTAAAAAAATTGAAAAAGAATTTAAAAAAATTATAGCAATAATAGAACAACCAATTTCAGATGGATTAATTTGTGGTACACCCGATTTGGTTTATATGGAAAATAATAATGCAGTTGTTGTTGATTTTAAAACTTGAAAAAATGTTGAACTTAAAAAAATTAAAATGGCACAATTACAAATTACAGGATATGCTCATTTATTAAAAGCCAATGGTATCAATGTTGCTGATAAAGGTGAAATTTGAATTATAAATGAAAATGGAATTGAAAGAATTAATTTTAAAATAACAACTAAATTAAATTTAGAATGACAAGATGCAAAAGCACAATTTTTAAAAAATAGTGCAAATTTTAAAGAGGAGATTTAA
- a CDS encoding HK97 gp10 family phage protein: MKKKFNSLKDITSEMVSSIQQYTFDIQNKIKNEVINTGNKILAEIKEKVPISKNNKNHLRNYFILEIKENEDEIIAYIRAKKKYQIVHLIEFGVRHYWSRTQIIARPFMRPAYNNNINEFIENIKNIIKNGV; the protein is encoded by the coding sequence ATGAAGAAAAAATTTAATTCTTTAAAAGATATAACATCAGAAATGGTTTCATCTATTCAACAATATACATTTGATATTCAAAATAAAATAAAAAATGAAGTTATTAATACTGGAAATAAAATTTTAGCAGAAATAAAAGAAAAAGTTCCAATTAGCAAAAACAATAAAAATCATTTACGAAATTATTTTATTTTAGAAATTAAAGAAAATGAAGATGAAATAATTGCTTACATAAGAGCAAAGAAAAAATATCAAATAGTTCACTTAATTGAATTTGGTGTAAGACATTATTGGTCTAGAACACAAATTATAGCACGCCCGTTTATGCGACCCGCATATAACAACAATATTAATGAGTTTATAGAAAATATAAAAAATATTATTAAAAATGGGGTTTAA
- a CDS encoding S4 domain-containing protein: protein MKIRLDQLMVNNNLAPSREKAKAMILANNVLVENVPALKPGELVK from the coding sequence ATGAAAATTCGGTTAGACCAGTTAATGGTTAATAATAATTTAGCTCCTTCGCGCGAAAAAGCTAAAGCAATGATTTTAGCAAACAATGTTTTAGTTGAAAATGTCCCAGCTTTAAAACCAGGTGAACTAGTAAAATAA
- a CDS encoding terminase large subunit, whose product MIEKTINNKTNLELYNEWIKKNEDIVCLKIKKIVSNLVNELKNSKKFYFNKKQASGAIIFIERFCHLSTGEYAGQNFKLELWQKAFIEALFGFYEKETNIRRFKEALLVVGRGNGKSTLASAIALKCLLLDNEKRASIYTVATKKEQAKIIFDEVKSMIRQEEWLNNKLKITRDKIEFLRDWSHFQPLASEDKTLDGLNPYVVILDELAAMKKRDLYDVIKSATSKRKNTLMLLITTSGSTRESIYDERYEYAEKVLNNIYQNDNFLPWIYELDNFNEWKKFKNLYKANPNLGISKNIEKLKEEWETAINQPLQQPSFLTRHCNIASLQETSLFNFGSLQEKNNKNVNLEDYLKNKYCTVGIDLSQTMDLTAVVFLIPEKTGEFFILPHFFIPRERAYENEKEDKVLYSVWEKQGYITFTLGSAVNRDEIIDYIIETIKKYNLICVKIGYDRYYADYIKEKLEQNGFSNRTEIVTNGIYTISPLIKSIAPLFYDDKIIYNNHPIFKWNLDNTKLITDSKENVMPIKKSSRKRIDGFMALLFAYKMYINNEQHFKIYQTDIGKNFND is encoded by the coding sequence ATGATTGAAAAAACGATAAATAATAAAACTAATTTAGAATTATATAATGAGTGAATTAAAAAAAACGAAGATATTGTTTGTTTGAAAATTAAAAAGATAGTATCTAATTTAGTTAATGAATTAAAAAATAGTAAAAAGTTTTATTTTAATAAAAAACAAGCAAGTGGTGCAATAATTTTTATAGAAAGATTTTGTCATCTTTCAACTGGTGAATATGCAGGACAAAATTTTAAATTAGAATTATGACAAAAAGCATTTATAGAAGCATTATTTGGTTTTTACGAAAAAGAAACTAATATTCGTAGATTTAAAGAAGCATTATTGGTTGTTGGTAGAGGGAATGGTAAATCAACCCTAGCATCTGCTATTGCTTTAAAATGTTTGTTATTAGATAACGAAAAAAGAGCAAGTATATATACAGTTGCAACAAAAAAAGAGCAAGCAAAAATTATTTTTGATGAAGTTAAAAGTATGATTAGACAAGAAGAATGATTAAATAATAAATTAAAAATAACAAGGGATAAAATAGAATTTTTAAGAGATTGATCACATTTTCAACCATTAGCATCAGAAGATAAAACATTAGATGGTTTAAATCCATATGTAGTAATTTTAGATGAATTGGCGGCTATGAAAAAAAGAGACTTATATGATGTTATTAAATCAGCAACATCAAAAAGAAAAAATACATTAATGCTTTTAATTACAACAAGTGGAAGTACTCGTGAGAGTATTTATGATGAGAGATATGAATATGCTGAAAAAGTATTAAATAATATCTATCAAAACGATAATTTTTTACCTTGAATATATGAATTAGATAATTTTAATGAATGAAAAAAATTTAAAAATCTATATAAAGCAAATCCAAATCTTGGTATTTCTAAAAATATTGAAAAGTTAAAAGAAGAATGAGAAACAGCAATTAACCAACCATTACAACAACCTAGTTTTTTAACTCGTCATTGTAATATTGCTTCTTTGCAAGAAACTTCATTATTTAATTTTGGATCTTTACAAGAAAAAAATAATAAAAATGTTAATTTAGAAGATTATTTAAAAAATAAATATTGTACTGTTGGTATTGATTTATCACAAACAATGGACTTAACTGCTGTTGTATTTTTAATACCCGAAAAAACTGGTGAGTTTTTTATTTTGCCACATTTTTTTATTCCCCGAGAAAGAGCATATGAAAATGAAAAAGAAGACAAAGTTTTATATTCTGTCTGAGAAAAACAAGGATACATAACTTTTACACTTGGATCCGCTGTAAATAGAGATGAAATAATTGATTATATTATTGAAACTATTAAAAAATATAATTTAATTTGTGTAAAAATTGGATATGATAGATATTATGCAGATTATATAAAAGAAAAATTGGAACAAAACGGTTTTTCTAATAGAACAGAAATTGTCACAAATGGTATATATACAATATCACCATTAATAAAATCGATTGCTCCATTATTTTATGATGATAAAATTATTTATAATAATCATCCTATTTTTAAATGAAATTTAGATAACACAAAACTTATAACAGATAGTAAAGAAAATGTTATGCCAATTAAAAAAAGTTCACGCAAAAGAATTGATGGTTTTATGGCACTATTATTTGCTTATAAAATGTATATAAATAATGAACAACATTTTAAAATTTATCAAACAGATATCGGGAAAAATTTTAATGATTAA
- a CDS encoding SAM-dependent methyltransferase — MTVKNLVCLDIGASTGGFTDCLLQNNFNFVENSWYL; from the coding sequence TTAACCGTTAAAAACCTAGTTTGTCTTGACATTGGTGCTTCAACTGGTGGTTTTACCGATTGTTTATTACAAAATAACTTTAATTTTGTAGAAAACTCTTGATATTTATAA
- a CDS encoding recombinase RecT translates to MEIKNYLEQPNTKNWLNTKFKNEKEKDIFVKNVLSIWNKNKLFTKCELNSILSACYQGMLLNLPIDQNLGFIYVLPYYNEKENKYLAQLQIGYKGYIQLAIRTGQYLTINAIEVKDGELKNYNFLKEEYNFNWIEDKNQRIKKETIGYVAYFKLLNGFEKTLFWTKEQCESHFSKYSQTYKKYGKFMVSGFGDMALKTVLSTLLKKWGIMNIEMQEAYKYDQTVINDENNINYIDNQQLINIESNNNINNENEKNNNFDENVLINDDLTLE, encoded by the coding sequence ATGGAAATTAAAAATTATTTAGAACAACCAAACACAAAAAATTGATTAAATACAAAATTTAAAAATGAAAAAGAAAAAGATATTTTTGTTAAAAATGTTCTTTCAATTTGAAATAAAAACAAATTATTTACTAAATGTGAATTAAATAGTATTTTATCAGCGTGTTATCAAGGTATGTTATTAAATTTACCAATAGATCAAAATTTAGGTTTTATTTATGTTTTACCTTACTACAATGAAAAAGAAAATAAGTATTTGGCACAACTTCAAATTGGCTATAAAGGATATATTCAACTCGCTATTAGAACTGGACAATATTTAACTATTAATGCTATTGAAGTTAAAGATGGTGAATTAAAAAATTATAATTTTTTAAAGGAAGAATATAATTTTAATTGAATAGAAGATAAAAATCAAAGAATTAAAAAAGAAACTATTGGATATGTCGCATATTTTAAACTATTAAATGGTTTTGAAAAAACTTTATTTTGAACAAAAGAACAATGCGAAAGTCATTTTAGTAAATATTCACAAACTTATAAAAAATATGGAAAATTTATGGTTAGTGGTTTTGGTGATATGGCTCTTAAAACTGTTTTATCTACATTATTAAAAAAATGAGGAATTATGAATATTGAAATGCAAGAAGCATATAAATATGATCAAACAGTTATTAATGATGAAAACAATATAAATTATATTGATAATCAACAACTTATTAATATTGAATCAAACAACAATATTAATAATGAAAATGAAAAAAATAACAATTTTGATGAAAATGTTTTAATTAATGATGATTTAACATTAGAATAA